In Streptomyces sp. NBC_00448, the following are encoded in one genomic region:
- a CDS encoding NAD-dependent epimerase/dehydratase family protein produces the protein MTGTAFVLGASGQIGRQAVQALASDGWQVTAASRGGGTDAGWPPGVRTVRVDRADTAALAAALGDGCDVLLDCVAYDADHARQLLSLADRIGSAVVISSAAVYKDQQDRSFDTQDEPDGSPRYPVPLPETWTTVDAGPATYGTRKVELEQTLLAAGGELPSTLLRAGAIHGTHSPLPRELYFVKRALDGRTVRVLPYGGSSRFHPVHASNIAELVRLAARTPGSRVLNAGDPRVPTVAEIGAAIDAVLGRTTETVLVDGPPPAPTVGNHPWGLPHPMVLDMSAAERELGYRAVTTYEDSLPETVAWLARELEEHNWKERFPLPARLSDEGDEWFDYAAENAWLAQRS, from the coding sequence ATGACAGGAACTGCGTTCGTCCTCGGAGCATCAGGACAGATCGGCCGGCAGGCGGTACAGGCGCTCGCCTCGGACGGCTGGCAGGTGACGGCGGCCTCGCGCGGCGGCGGCACCGACGCGGGGTGGCCGCCCGGTGTCCGCACGGTCCGGGTGGACCGCGCCGACACGGCCGCGCTGGCCGCCGCGCTGGGTGACGGTTGCGACGTGCTGCTGGACTGCGTCGCCTACGACGCGGACCACGCACGGCAGTTGCTGTCCCTCGCCGACCGGATCGGGTCGGCGGTGGTGATCTCCAGCGCCGCCGTGTACAAGGACCAGCAGGACCGCAGTTTCGACACCCAGGACGAGCCGGACGGCTCGCCGCGCTATCCGGTGCCGCTGCCCGAGACGTGGACGACGGTCGACGCCGGTCCGGCGACGTACGGCACCCGCAAGGTGGAGCTGGAGCAGACGCTGCTCGCAGCCGGCGGCGAGCTGCCCAGCACGCTGCTGCGGGCCGGCGCGATCCACGGCACCCACAGCCCGCTGCCGCGCGAACTGTACTTCGTGAAGCGTGCGTTGGACGGGCGCACGGTGCGGGTGCTGCCGTACGGGGGCAGCAGCCGCTTCCACCCGGTGCACGCGTCGAACATCGCCGAGCTGGTCCGGCTGGCCGCGCGCACGCCCGGCTCCAGGGTGCTGAACGCGGGCGACCCGCGGGTGCCGACGGTCGCGGAGATCGGTGCCGCGATCGACGCGGTGCTGGGCCGTACCACCGAGACGGTGCTCGTCGACGGCCCGCCTCCGGCGCCGACCGTGGGCAACCACCCGTGGGGGCTGCCGCACCCGATGGTGCTGGACATGTCCGCCGCGGAACGGGAGTTGGGCTACCGCGCCGTCACCACGTACGAGGACTCGCTGCCGGAGACGGTGGCCTGGCTCGCGCGGGAGCTGGAGGAGCACAACTGGAAGGAGCGGTTCCCGCTGCCCGCACGGCTGTCGGACGAGGGCGACGAGTGGTTCGACTACGCGGCGGAGAACGCCTGGCTGGCGCAGCGGAGTTGA
- a CDS encoding DUF1707 SHOCT-like domain-containing protein, translating to MSERSPRQSHESDGAADDAHLRVSDDERDHTAALLGDALAAGRIDVGEHAERLEAVYAARTRGELVPITADLPALTPGVSPAAPGDSAPIEALFAKVRRSGPWPVPPYTVARARFGAIVIDLRQAMFTRREVVIEAGSFFGKVEILVPDNANVYDTGSALFGKRSQVGSREGREDDGPVVRITGRSVFGHVRVMRGSKWAWWIGHQMGGHVEERMEHMTRHMEARMEHMSRHMERMGNLGRHMDGRRGRGTGRDRDA from the coding sequence GTGTCCGAACGGTCGCCACGGCAGTCGCACGAGTCGGACGGTGCGGCTGACGACGCGCACCTGCGGGTCTCGGACGACGAGCGGGACCACACGGCCGCCCTGCTCGGCGACGCGCTGGCCGCCGGCCGGATCGACGTCGGCGAGCACGCAGAGCGCCTGGAGGCGGTGTACGCCGCGCGCACCCGCGGCGAACTCGTCCCGATCACCGCGGACCTGCCCGCCCTCACGCCCGGCGTCTCCCCGGCCGCACCCGGCGACAGCGCGCCCATCGAGGCGCTGTTCGCCAAGGTGCGGCGCTCGGGGCCGTGGCCGGTGCCGCCGTACACCGTCGCCCGCGCCCGCTTCGGCGCGATCGTGATCGACCTGCGGCAGGCGATGTTCACCCGCCGTGAGGTGGTGATCGAGGCCGGGTCGTTCTTCGGCAAGGTCGAGATCCTGGTCCCGGACAACGCCAACGTCTACGACACCGGGTCGGCGCTGTTCGGGAAGCGGTCCCAGGTCGGGAGCCGCGAGGGCAGGGAGGACGACGGCCCGGTGGTGCGGATCACCGGGCGCTCGGTGTTCGGCCATGTCCGGGTGATGCGCGGCTCGAAGTGGGCCTGGTGGATCGGCCACCAGATGGGCGGTCACGTGGAGGAGCGCATGGAGCACATGACCCGGCACATGGAGGCGCGGATGGAGCACATGAGCCGCCATATGGAGCGTATGGGGAACCTGGGCCGCCACATGGACGGTCGGAGGGGTCGTGGCACCGGCCGCGACCGTGACGCGTGA